The genomic region CCGGTCCGCGAGCGGAGCACCGGTCCGCTCGCGCGCCTGGGCGCGCTCGGGGCGCCGCTCCTGGCCGGGCTCGGCCTGCCCCGGACCCGCACCCTGCGCGACCTGGCGGTCTGCGAGCGCGATCCGGCAGCCTTCCTCGCCGAGAAGGCCACGGGAGCGCTCCTGGCCGTGACGGTGCCGCCGGTCCTGGGGCTGCTCCTCGGTGTGGCGGACGTGACCCTGCCGACCGGCTACGCCGCCCTGGGCTGGGGCGTCTTCGCGCTCGTGGTCTGGTTCGCCCCGGACCTGTCCCTGCGGGACGAGGCGCGCAAGCGCCGCGAGCGCATGCGGCACACCCTGGCCGCGTTCGCCGACCTCGTCGTGGTCTCCCTCGCCGGGGGAGCGGGCGTCAACGGCGCCCTGACCGACGCCGGATCGGCGGGCGACGGCTGGGCCATGGTCCGGATCCGCGAGGCCCTGCGCGACGCGGCCCTGCGGCGCCGACCGCCCTGGACGGCACTGCGCGACCTCGGGGAGCGCTACGACACACCCGAGTTCGACGAACTCGCTGCGAGCCTGCAGCTCGCGGGCTCCGACGGGGCACGCATCCGCTCCTCGCTCGCCGCCAAGGCCAAGACCCTGCGCACACAGTTCCTCTCCGAACTCGACGCCGACGCCCAGTCCGACACCGAGCGGATGAGCCTGCCGGTCGTCCTGCTCTTCGCCGGCTTCCTCGTCCTGCTCGGATACCCGGCCCTGAGCCACGTCCTCTTCAGCCTGTGAACCCGTCCTCGATCCATCCAGGAGATCCCCTGATGAAGCGCCTCACCTCGTTCCTCCGTACCCGCCTGGGGCTGCCGCGCGACGACCACGGATACTCCACCGAGACGGTCGTGGTGATCGCCCTGCTGGTGGCGATGGCCATCGCCGCTGTGGGCTTCATCTCGGCGACCGTGGAGAAATACGCCTCGAACATCACCTTGGGCTGAGCGATGGCCTCCCCCGACGACGACCAGGGCAGTGCCGAACTCGCCGTCGCCACCCCGCTGCTCCTGCTCCTGATGCTCTTCGTCATCCAGACGGCGCTGTGGGCGCACGGCGACCACCTGGCCGCCGCCATCGCACGCCAGTCCGCCGAGGCCGCCCGGACCGCCGACGGTGCGAGCGGCCAGGCGAGCGCCGAAGCCGTCGCCGACGAACTCGGCGGCTCGCTCCTGGTGGAGCGCACCGTCACCGTCGAACGCGGCGAGACCGAGGTCCGGGCGGTGGTGCAGGCGCGCGTCACCTCGCTCATCCCCGGGCTGACCTGGCCGGTGCGCCAGGAGCTGTCCGTGCCGGTGGAGCGCTTCGTGCCACCGGAACCGCAGACAGGAGTGCAACCGTGAGAGGAAGGAAGACGGACGACCGGGGAGCGGCGTCGGTCGAACTGGCCCTGCTCACCCCGCTGATGATCAGCTTCGCCCTGCTGATGATCCTCACCGGGCGCGTGGTGGGCGCCGGCGCGATCGCTGACGAGGCCGCCCACGCCGCCGCGCGCGCCGCCTCACTGGAGCGGTCCGTCCCCGCGGCCGAGGCCGGAGCGCAGGGCATCGCCGCGCAGAGCCTGGCCGCCTCCGGGCTGACGTGCTCGGACCACACCGTGGCCCTCGACCACGGCGGCCTCCAACCGGGCGGCAGCGTGACGGCGGTCCTGGACTGCCGTGTCGGCCTGGACGACCTGTCCGGGCTGGGTGTGCCCGGCAGCGTCACGATCCAGGGCAGCTCGACCGTGGCCGTGGACACCTTCCGGGGGCAGCCGTGAGAGACGTCCGATCCGACGACGGCCAGGCGACGGCGTTCGTCGTCGTCCTGACCACCGCGTTCGTGTTCTGCCTCGGCCTGGTCTTCGACGGCGGCGGCCTGCTGCGCAGCCACACCCAGGCCCTGACGCTCTCGCAGGAGGCCGCGCGGCTGGGCACCCAGCAGCTGGACTGGGCCGCCTACCGGGAGGGCGGGGACACGGTGCGGCTCGATCCGGCCGCCGCGGCCTCCGCCGCCCAAGGGTTCCTCTCCGCGTCCGGTGCCACGGGCAGTGTCAGTGTGGACGGCGACACCGTGACCGTGACCGCCCAGGTGCCCTACACCTTCACCCTCCTGCCCTTGGGCACGACCACCACCGAGTCCACCGCCAGCGCACGCCCCTACACTCAGCCCAGCCCCTAGACGTTCAGTGAGGCGGCCATGTCACGATTTCGCAAGCCGAGCGCGGTCGCCCTGGCGGCACTGGTCCTGCTCGGGATCCCCTACGTGCTCGTGTGGCACCTGTCCTGGCCGTCACTCGACCTGTCGTGGTCGGGCACCCTGGTTCACCTGCGGGGGCTGCGGTTGCCGCCCGGGCTGGGCGCCGCGCTCCTGATCGTCGTGCTGTGGGCCCTGTGGGGCCTGTACCTGGCGGGGCTCGTGGTGGAGGGCGTGGCGCGCCTGCGCGGGACTCAGGGCCTGCTCCGTCCGCTGGGCCCGCTCCAGGTCGTCGCGGCCACGGCCGTCGGCGCGAGCGCGCTCGCGCCGACCGTCGCGCTGGCCGACACCGTCACCGACGAGAGCGGAACCGAAGGGCACGAGACGGAGGGGGAGGGCGCTTCCGCGACCGCCCCGGAGGACGAGGAGGGTCCGCGCAGCGTCGAACGCGAACGCGTCGTCGCGGGGTTCGCGACCGGGTCGGCGGAGCTGACCGAGGGGATGCGCGCGGACCTGGCCCCGGTGGTGGATCTGCTGCGCGGGTACGGCGACCCGGACGAGCCCGTACTGGTCACCGGGCACACCGATCCGACGGGCGACGCGCCCACCAACCAGGAGCTCTCCGAACGCAGGGCGCAGGCGGTCGCCGACCACCTGGCCGCGGAACTCGGCGACCGGGCCCCGGAGACGGAGGTCGGGGGAGTCGGTTCGAGCGAGCAGCGCGAGGGGGACCACGCGGACCAGCGCAGGGTCGAACTCGTCTACACGGTCCGGACCGGGCCGCCGGAACAGGCACCCGGGGACACCGGCGAGCCCGGGGACGCGGCGGAGGAGGATGTCGCGGCCGAGGGCGGCGCCGCTGCCGGCGGCGACGCGGCGGGGGACACCGAGGAGGAGGTCGCGCTCGCCTCCGCGTCGCAGGGGGACGGGAACGAGGAACCCGAACGCGTCATCGTGATGGAGGTACCCGACCACGCGGTCACCGCCTCCGCGGCGTTCGCGGGAGTGCTCGGCGGCTACGTCCTGGCGCGCGGAGGCGTGCGCCTGCCCCGGGCGGTCCTGTCGCTGCCGCGTCGGCGGACGCAGCCCCTCGCCTTGCCGCCCGTCCCTCCCCGCCCCACGCCCCAGGACGAGATCGACGACCGTGTGAGCGTGGAACTGGGACACGTGCCCGGGATCGGACTGACGGGCGCGGGCATGAAGGGCGCGGCCCGTCGACTGCTGTTCAACGCGCTCGTCGCCCCGGATTCTGGGGTTGCGCGCGTGCTGATCACCGAGGAGGACACCGGGTGGCTCATCGGTGATCAGGGTAGGGAGCTGCTCGGCGAGCACCCCTGCCCGCCCGTGCGGATGGTCGACGGGATGGCGAAAGCGCTCGCGGTACTCCAGCGCGAGTTGCACCGGACCTCCGGAGAGGCGCTGCGCACGGACGAACGCGCTCCGCTGGTCCTCGTCGCACGACCCGTCCCGGAACACGAGTCGGCCCTGTCCGCGCTGCTGCTGCACGGCCAGCACCGCGGCATCAGCGCGGTCCTGCTGGGCCGGTGGCCGCTCGGCGGGAGCTGTGTGGTCGAGGAGGACGGCCTCATCACCGAGACGAGTACGCCGCTCGCCACGATCTTCCACCACTCCTGGCCGGGGAGCGACAGCGACGAGGTGCTGCGGGCGATCCGCGACCACCGCGACCGGCCCGTGGCCGACACACGGCCCGCGGAGGAGGATGAGCGGCCCGAGGCGGCCGAACCCGTCCCGGAGCCCGCACCGCGCCGGACGGCCGCCGAGGCGGTGGCGCTGTCCGGCTTCTGGGACACCCTGGTCGGGGACGACGACCCCGAACCGAACGCCTTCTGGGAGGGCGTTCCCGAACTCGGCGTGACCGAGGAGACCGGAGCCGGGACCGATGGGGACGAGGCCGTGACCGCTTCCGAAGCCGACGACCGGCTGGCCGAAGCCGGAGCGGAGGAGGACGGGCCGGGGAAGGAGGAGCCGGAGGGTCGGGTCGGCAAGCACGAGCCCGACAAGGACGCGGCCCCGTCCGTGCCAGCGGAGGTGCCGACGGACACCGAGCCTTCTCCGTGGCGTGAGTCGGCCGCAGAGGCCGTTGCGCAGGACGAGCCTGCCCCGACGGCGGGTCGGGGTACCGGTTCGCGGGAGTCTGCCTCTGCGGAGCGGTCGGTGGCCCCGGCGGCACCGGAGGAGGAGGTCGCGGCCTCCAGGCCGAAGCCCGGCAAGCCCCGGAAGGCGGGTCGGGGTACCGGTTCGCGGGAGTCTGCCTCTGCGGAGCGGTCGGTGGCCCCGGCGGCACCGGAGGAGGAGGTCGCGGCCTCCAGGCCGAAGCCCGGCAAGCCCCGGAAGGCGGGTCGGGGTGCCGGTTCGCGGGAGTCTGCCTCTGCGGAGCGGTCGGTGGCCCAGGCGCGGGCCACGACGCAGGCCCAGACACAGGCGCAGGCCCCGGCGGCACCAGAGGAGGCCGCGGCCTCCAGGCCGAAGCCCGTCAAACCCAGGAAGGCGGGTCGCGGCCGGACCTGGCGGCCCACGGAGAAGACCTGAGGCCCTGCGGAACACGCCCTAGTCCAGTACCAGTGGCGGGACGTCGTCCAGGATGCCTGTGGCGGACTCGTGCAGGTAGCGGGCCACCAGTCGGATGGGGCGCCAGGCCCAGTTGCCGGTGCGCCCGGCCAGGTAGACCTGGCGCACGCCGCCCACCTCGCCCAGGGGCGCGTGGGCGACGCCGCGCCGGGTCTCCGCCGTCAGCCGGGGCACGACCCCCACGCCCGACCGCGCCGCGACCAGGTCCTCGAACAGCCGCAGGTTGTCGATGCGGTGCGCGATGCGTGGGATGAACCCGGCGTCGGCGCACATGCGCCGGATCAGCGCCTCCTCGTCGCCCCGGAAGGGGCTGGCGATCCAGGACGCGTGCGCGAACTCGCGGAGCTTGCGCCGGGTCAGCGTGCGGCTGTCGCCGTCCCCGGACGGCTGGGCCAGGAGGAGACCCTCGGTGCCCACTGGGTGAACGGACAGTGTTCCCGGAAAATCTCGGGGGAGAATACTGTACTGGTAGACGATCCCGAGATCGGCACCGCCGTCCTGGAGGAGCG from Nocardiopsis aegyptia harbors:
- a CDS encoding type II secretion system F family protein, with protein sequence MIPDSVLSAAAAGALIGLGLWLLLAVRFAGPTLAERLAARPPAPAAPVRERSTGPLARLGALGAPLLAGLGLPRTRTLRDLAVCERDPAAFLAEKATGALLAVTVPPVLGLLLGVADVTLPTGYAALGWGVFALVVWFAPDLSLRDEARKRRERMRHTLAAFADLVVVSLAGGAGVNGALTDAGSAGDGWAMVRIREALRDAALRRRPPWTALRDLGERYDTPEFDELAASLQLAGSDGARIRSSLAAKAKTLRTQFLSELDADAQSDTERMSLPVVLLFAGFLVLLGYPALSHVLFSL
- a CDS encoding TadE/TadG family type IV pilus assembly protein, whose translation is MASPDDDQGSAELAVATPLLLLLMLFVIQTALWAHGDHLAAAIARQSAEAARTADGASGQASAEAVADELGGSLLVERTVTVERGETEVRAVVQARVTSLIPGLTWPVRQELSVPVERFVPPEPQTGVQP
- a CDS encoding TadE/TadG family type IV pilus assembly protein, whose product is MRGRKTDDRGAASVELALLTPLMISFALLMILTGRVVGAGAIADEAAHAAARAASLERSVPAAEAGAQGIAAQSLAASGLTCSDHTVALDHGGLQPGGSVTAVLDCRVGLDDLSGLGVPGSVTIQGSSTVAVDTFRGQP
- a CDS encoding pilus assembly protein TadG-related protein — translated: MRDVRSDDGQATAFVVVLTTAFVFCLGLVFDGGGLLRSHTQALTLSQEAARLGTQQLDWAAYREGGDTVRLDPAAAASAAQGFLSASGATGSVSVDGDTVTVTAQVPYTFTLLPLGTTTTESTASARPYTQPSP
- a CDS encoding OmpA family protein, encoding MSRFRKPSAVALAALVLLGIPYVLVWHLSWPSLDLSWSGTLVHLRGLRLPPGLGAALLIVVLWALWGLYLAGLVVEGVARLRGTQGLLRPLGPLQVVAATAVGASALAPTVALADTVTDESGTEGHETEGEGASATAPEDEEGPRSVERERVVAGFATGSAELTEGMRADLAPVVDLLRGYGDPDEPVLVTGHTDPTGDAPTNQELSERRAQAVADHLAAELGDRAPETEVGGVGSSEQREGDHADQRRVELVYTVRTGPPEQAPGDTGEPGDAAEEDVAAEGGAAAGGDAAGDTEEEVALASASQGDGNEEPERVIVMEVPDHAVTASAAFAGVLGGYVLARGGVRLPRAVLSLPRRRTQPLALPPVPPRPTPQDEIDDRVSVELGHVPGIGLTGAGMKGAARRLLFNALVAPDSGVARVLITEEDTGWLIGDQGRELLGEHPCPPVRMVDGMAKALAVLQRELHRTSGEALRTDERAPLVLVARPVPEHESALSALLLHGQHRGISAVLLGRWPLGGSCVVEEDGLITETSTPLATIFHHSWPGSDSDEVLRAIRDHRDRPVADTRPAEEDERPEAAEPVPEPAPRRTAAEAVALSGFWDTLVGDDDPEPNAFWEGVPELGVTEETGAGTDGDEAVTASEADDRLAEAGAEEDGPGKEEPEGRVGKHEPDKDAAPSVPAEVPTDTEPSPWRESAAEAVAQDEPAPTAGRGTGSRESASAERSVAPAAPEEEVAASRPKPGKPRKAGRGTGSRESASAERSVAPAAPEEEVAASRPKPGKPRKAGRGAGSRESASAERSVAQARATTQAQTQAQAPAAPEEAAASRPKPVKPRKAGRGRTWRPTEKT
- a CDS encoding LysR family transcriptional regulator → MDFTRLRLLVELDRLGTMAAVSEVTGMSTSAVSKHFAVLEKEARVPLIVPDGRRVRLTPAGRRLAEHAVEILARVEQAQAEFDGEGEPVGRVDLVMYTSAAPVVLPALRRLREDHPGIDIRLTEHESDQALTLLQDGGADLGIVYQYSILPRDFPGTLSVHPVGTEGLLLAQPSGDGDSRTLTRRKLREFAHASWIASPFRGDEEALIRRMCADAGFIPRIAHRIDNLRLFEDLVAARSGVGVVPRLTAETRRGVAHAPLGEVGGVRQVYLAGRTGNWAWRPIRLVARYLHESATGILDDVPPLVLD